The Latilactobacillus sakei subsp. sakei DSM 20017 = JCM 1157 genome includes a window with the following:
- a CDS encoding ABC transporter ATP-binding protein encodes MKEFKRAMVFFYHYLKRYKPSFAIILVMTVFATYLQVKAPEYIGDALNELVKYATKFQVLKAQHLPTSGASKDAFIDVIVSLVLFYVLSSAATFVSSAAFSRVNALSTNRMRIGLFNKLQKMQIKYFDRHSDGDILSRFTSDLDNIYNAMNQVLSQLVSGTALLIGLLIMMFRKDTQLAWVTIASVPISFILAWIIINKAQKYVNVQQDEVGKLNGYINEKITGQKVIITNSLQAETIDGFVEHNESVRKATLKGQIYSGMIFPLMQGMSLVNTAIVIFFGSWLAVNGDIKKSVALGLVVTFVQYSQQFYNQIAQLSSSYSMIQLAITGARRVNEVFDEDDEIRPTDGQQFNGIERSVTMEHVDFSYLPGKQILHDVNIEVDKGQMIALVGPTGSGKTTVMNLMNRFYDVDQGAVKIDGVDIRDMDLDTLRSHVGIVLQESVLFAGTIRDNIVFGKPDATDDEVIAAAQQAHIHDFIMTLEDGYQTKVSEEDNVFSTGQKQLISIARTIITDPALLILDEATSNVDTVTESHIQKAMENVIQGRTSFVIAHRLKTVLNADRIIVLKDGRIIEEGNHQELLAQEGFYAELYNNQFVFE; translated from the coding sequence ATGAAAGAATTTAAACGTGCCATGGTCTTTTTCTACCATTATTTAAAACGCTATAAACCATCTTTTGCGATTATCCTTGTGATGACCGTCTTTGCCACTTATTTACAAGTCAAGGCGCCCGAATATATTGGGGATGCACTGAATGAACTGGTTAAATACGCCACGAAGTTTCAGGTTTTAAAAGCCCAGCATTTACCAACCAGTGGGGCTTCTAAAGATGCTTTTATTGATGTCATTGTGTCGTTAGTCCTTTTTTATGTCTTGAGTTCAGCGGCAACCTTTGTCTCAAGCGCCGCTTTTTCACGCGTCAATGCGTTATCGACCAACCGGATGCGGATTGGGTTATTCAATAAATTACAAAAGATGCAGATTAAATATTTTGATCGTCATTCAGATGGCGATATCCTCAGCCGTTTTACGAGTGATTTAGATAATATTTATAACGCGATGAACCAAGTGTTAAGTCAATTAGTGTCGGGAACGGCCTTGTTGATTGGTTTGTTAATTATGATGTTTAGAAAAGATACCCAATTGGCGTGGGTTACAATCGCGTCAGTGCCAATTTCGTTTATTTTAGCGTGGATCATTATCAACAAAGCGCAAAAATACGTCAATGTGCAACAAGATGAAGTGGGTAAGTTAAATGGTTATATCAATGAAAAAATCACAGGGCAAAAAGTGATTATTACCAACAGCCTACAAGCTGAAACAATTGACGGCTTTGTTGAACATAATGAAAGTGTCCGGAAAGCAACCTTGAAAGGCCAAATTTATTCAGGGATGATTTTCCCATTGATGCAAGGGATGTCACTGGTTAATACGGCGATCGTGATCTTCTTTGGGAGCTGGCTAGCGGTCAACGGGGATATCAAAAAATCCGTTGCTTTAGGATTAGTCGTGACTTTCGTGCAATATTCACAACAATTCTATAATCAAATTGCGCAACTCTCATCAAGTTACAGCATGATTCAATTGGCAATTACCGGTGCGCGCCGGGTCAACGAAGTCTTTGATGAAGATGATGAAATTCGTCCAACTGATGGACAACAATTCAACGGAATTGAACGTTCAGTAACGATGGAACATGTTGATTTTAGTTACTTACCAGGCAAACAAATCCTGCACGACGTGAATATTGAGGTTGATAAGGGCCAAATGATTGCGTTGGTTGGACCAACTGGCTCTGGTAAGACGACGGTCATGAACTTGATGAACCGGTTCTATGATGTGGATCAAGGCGCCGTTAAGATTGACGGCGTTGATATCCGTGACATGGATTTAGACACATTGCGGTCACACGTGGGGATTGTTCTTCAAGAATCAGTCTTATTTGCAGGGACGATTCGCGATAACATCGTCTTTGGGAAACCAGATGCGACTGATGATGAAGTGATTGCAGCGGCGCAACAAGCGCACATTCACGATTTCATCATGACGTTGGAAGATGGCTATCAAACGAAGGTTAGCGAAGAAGACAACGTCTTTAGTACGGGTCAAAAACAATTGATCAGTATTGCGCGGACGATTATCACGGATCCAGCGCTCTTGATTTTAGATGAAGCAACAAGTAACGTTGATACGGTGACTGAAAGCCATATCCAAAAAGCAATGGAAAATGTGATTCAGGGACGGACCAGTTTTGTAATTGCCCATCGCTTGAAAACCGTCTTAAATGCGGATCGGATTATCGTCTTAAAAGATGGCCGAATTATCGAAGAAGGCAATCATCAAGAATTACTAGCACAAGAAGGCTTCTACGCAGAATTATATAACAATCAATTTGTATTTGAATAA
- the rpsN gene encoding 30S ribosomal protein S14: MAKKSKIAKLAKQRALVAKYADLRATLKAEGDYAALAELPKDSSPVRLRNRDLIDGRPRSFMRKFGMSRINFRELAHKGQIPGVKKASW; the protein is encoded by the coding sequence ATGGCTAAGAAATCAAAGATTGCAAAATTAGCAAAACAACGCGCATTGGTCGCAAAATATGCGGATCTACGCGCGACTTTAAAAGCGGAAGGCGACTACGCTGCTTTAGCAGAACTACCAAAGGATTCAAGTCCAGTGCGTCTACGTAACCGGGACTTAATTGATGGCCGACCAAGAAGTTTTATGCGTAAATTCGGCATGAGCCGGATCAATTTCCGGGAATTAGCTCACAAAGGCCAAATCCCAGGCGTCAAAAAAGCAAGCTGGTAA
- a CDS encoding response regulator transcription factor, giving the protein MKILIVDDDKEIVELLSIYVKNEGYDPIQAFTGKEALTKIATNPGIDLMILDIMMPNMSGIEVIKAVRKDSQVPILVVSAKTTDMDKIQGLITGADDYVSKPFNPLEVMARVKSLLRRSQQQVTNEVPDILEVGPLVIKRDSHEVTTIAGKQIQLTALEFGILYLLASHPNRVFSADDIFERVWKQESIVSAKTVMVHVSHLRDKIEEATDGEKVIETVWGVGYKVEV; this is encoded by the coding sequence ATGAAAATTCTAATTGTTGATGATGATAAAGAAATTGTTGAACTACTCAGTATTTATGTCAAAAATGAAGGTTATGACCCCATTCAGGCTTTTACCGGCAAGGAAGCTTTGACTAAAATTGCCACTAATCCGGGCATTGATTTAATGATTTTAGATATTATGATGCCGAATATGAGCGGGATTGAAGTTATCAAAGCGGTTCGCAAGGATTCACAAGTGCCGATTTTGGTGGTTTCTGCCAAAACAACGGATATGGACAAAATTCAAGGCCTCATCACAGGTGCGGATGACTATGTATCTAAACCATTCAATCCGCTTGAAGTGATGGCACGGGTGAAATCATTATTGCGGCGCAGCCAACAACAGGTGACAAACGAAGTGCCTGATATTCTAGAAGTTGGGCCACTTGTGATTAAGCGCGATTCACATGAGGTGACAACGATTGCGGGCAAACAAATCCAATTAACGGCGCTTGAATTCGGGATTTTATATCTCTTAGCGAGCCATCCTAACCGGGTCTTTTCAGCGGATGATATTTTTGAACGGGTTTGGAAGCAAGAAAGTATTGTGTCAGCTAAAACCGTAATGGTCCATGTCAGTCATTTACGGGATAAAATCGAAGAAGCAACCGACGGCGAAAAAGTGATTGAAACCGTCTGGGGTGTCGGATATAAGGTCGAGGTCTAA
- a CDS encoding TetR/AcrR family transcriptional regulator: MVKQTISAAQITAAAFEIMQTGGTVEQLSIRKIAAKLHIGVATFYWHFENKQALLQAMADEIIAGIQFPPTTTAMPWTEQIKLIFKTIYATYLEQPYAAELMLRTVPATKIRLSLINRLLQILLDAGFTPEQSNLAIESIDHFMSGLFADIAGEIEMKQRALSQTDPYLAQLPLKMKTIAADNHFDAFLKTFEHHRQQQQHSAEKFMLGLDIFLAGLEQQRHS, encoded by the coding sequence ATGGTTAAACAAACAATTTCAGCAGCCCAAATTACGGCCGCTGCCTTTGAAATTATGCAAACAGGCGGGACAGTTGAACAGCTCTCAATTCGTAAAATTGCGGCCAAGCTCCACATTGGTGTCGCGACTTTTTATTGGCACTTTGAAAACAAACAGGCCCTCCTTCAAGCAATGGCTGACGAGATTATCGCCGGGATTCAATTTCCACCAACGACGACGGCTATGCCTTGGACTGAACAAATCAAGCTGATCTTCAAAACAATTTATGCCACCTACCTTGAACAGCCTTACGCAGCCGAATTAATGTTGCGGACCGTCCCTGCGACCAAAATCCGCCTTAGTCTCATTAACCGCCTCTTACAAATCTTATTAGACGCCGGCTTCACACCCGAACAAAGTAATCTGGCGATCGAATCCATCGACCACTTCATGTCAGGTCTCTTCGCCGATATCGCGGGGGAAATTGAGATGAAGCAACGCGCACTCAGTCAAACGGATCCTTATCTCGCACAACTCCCGCTGAAGATGAAAACAATCGCTGCCGATAATCATTTTGACGCTTTTTTAAAAACGTTCGAACACCACCGGCAACAACAGCAACACTCCGCTGAAAAATTCATGTTGGGCTTAGATATTTTTCTCGCTGGCCTTGAACAACAACGCCATTCTTAA
- the guaB gene encoding IMP dehydrogenase: MSAWESKFTKKGFTFDDVLLVPAESHVLPNEVDLGVQLAKNIKLNTPIMSASMDTVTEAPMAIAMARQGGLGVIHKNMSIERQADEVLKVKRSENGVIIDPFYLTADKPVSAAEDLMRTYRISGVPIVSNLDELKLVGIITNRDLRFISDFSAEIGTVMTHEALVTAPVGTSLEEAEQILQQNRIEKLPLVGDDGRLAGLITIKDIEKVQEFPKAAKDQYGRLLVAAAVGVTSDTFDRAEALLKAGADAIIIDTAHGHSAGVLRKIAEIRARFPEATLIAGNVATAEGTKALYDAGVDVVKVGIGPGSICTTRIVAGVGVPQLTAIYDAASVAREYGKTIIADGGIKYSGDIVKALAAGGNAVMLGSMLAGTDEAPGEFEIYQGRRFKTYRGMGSLAAMSHGSSDRYFQSGVNEANKLVPEGIEGRVAAKGALGDVIYQLLGGLRSGMGYVGAANLRDLQDNAQFVQISNAGLTESHPHDVQITKEAPNYSAR; the protein is encoded by the coding sequence ATGTCTGCATGGGAATCAAAATTTACAAAAAAAGGGTTTACGTTCGATGATGTCTTATTAGTACCAGCGGAAAGCCACGTATTACCAAATGAGGTTGATCTAGGAGTGCAACTTGCTAAGAATATCAAGTTGAACACACCAATTATGAGTGCCAGCATGGATACCGTTACGGAAGCACCAATGGCAATCGCTATGGCGCGTCAAGGTGGTTTAGGGGTTATTCATAAGAATATGAGTATCGAACGCCAAGCAGATGAAGTATTGAAGGTTAAACGTTCAGAAAACGGTGTTATTATTGATCCGTTTTATTTAACAGCGGACAAACCCGTCAGTGCGGCTGAAGATTTGATGCGCACATACCGCATTAGTGGTGTCCCAATCGTTTCAAATCTCGATGAGCTTAAGTTAGTCGGGATTATTACGAACCGTGATTTACGCTTCATCTCTGACTTCTCTGCTGAAATCGGAACGGTCATGACTCACGAAGCACTTGTAACGGCACCTGTGGGCACTTCTTTAGAAGAAGCTGAACAAATCCTCCAACAAAACAGAATTGAAAAATTACCTTTAGTTGGTGACGATGGTCGCTTAGCTGGCTTAATCACGATTAAAGATATTGAAAAAGTACAAGAATTCCCCAAGGCCGCTAAGGATCAATATGGGCGCTTATTAGTGGCTGCTGCTGTCGGTGTCACAAGTGATACTTTTGACCGTGCAGAAGCCCTATTAAAAGCTGGCGCTGATGCCATTATCATTGATACAGCGCATGGCCATTCAGCTGGTGTTTTACGTAAAATTGCCGAAATCCGGGCTCGCTTCCCAGAAGCAACCTTGATTGCTGGGAACGTCGCAACAGCTGAAGGCACAAAAGCCTTATATGATGCTGGTGTGGATGTTGTTAAAGTTGGGATTGGCCCTGGTTCAATCTGTACAACTCGGATTGTCGCCGGCGTTGGTGTCCCACAATTAACAGCCATTTATGATGCTGCTAGTGTCGCCCGTGAATATGGTAAGACAATTATCGCTGATGGTGGCATTAAGTATTCAGGTGATATTGTTAAAGCTCTTGCAGCCGGTGGTAATGCCGTTATGCTTGGTAGCATGTTAGCCGGTACTGACGAAGCACCTGGTGAATTTGAAATCTATCAAGGTCGTCGTTTCAAGACTTATCGTGGGATGGGTAGTTTGGCTGCCATGTCACACGGTTCATCAGATCGTTACTTCCAAAGTGGCGTGAATGAAGCAAACAAGTTAGTCCCAGAAGGTATCGAAGGTCGCGTAGCTGCCAAAGGCGCACTTGGCGATGTTATCTACCAATTACTTGGTGGTTTACGTTCAGGGATGGGCTATGTTGGTGCTGCTAACCTCCGTGATTTACAGGACAATGCACAATTTGTTCAAATCTCAAACGCTGGTTTAACAGAATCACATCCACATGATGTTCAAATTACAAAAGAAGCACCTAATTATTCAGCAAGATAA
- a CDS encoding tyrosine-protein phosphatase: MQEQQRVLNLTRSYNLRELGGYPTVDGKTVKWHKLLRSGSLNALTATDIEDLLNYGVAYDVDFRSRHEIKVAPDPFDDSQLTYHRLSVFPFTDQADTPKKPAKKGLFHLFSKKEPATPERSSMDRMYEQLVTDSHAQAAYRDLFTVLLNNHGNDGAVLYHCSAGKDRTGIGTMLILSALGVDWATIADDFVLSNEVLGLTTTAPTRISSNDAQVAAMNGKSVSKAHLELVRETIEHHYGNMDNYLAQAMALKPEEIAQLKKDYLE, translated from the coding sequence ATGCAAGAACAACAACGGGTTTTAAATTTAACACGTAGCTATAATCTTCGCGAACTAGGTGGTTATCCAACCGTCGACGGTAAGACCGTTAAATGGCATAAATTGCTGCGCTCAGGCAGTCTTAACGCACTAACCGCAACAGACATTGAGGACCTCCTAAATTACGGTGTTGCTTATGATGTTGACTTCCGTTCCCGTCATGAAATTAAGGTTGCCCCAGATCCATTTGACGACAGCCAATTAACTTATCATCGTCTTTCGGTATTTCCGTTTACCGATCAAGCAGACACCCCTAAAAAACCAGCGAAAAAGGGATTATTTCATCTCTTTAGTAAAAAAGAACCTGCTACACCCGAACGTTCAAGCATGGACAGAATGTACGAACAATTAGTCACAGACTCTCACGCACAAGCGGCTTACCGCGACCTCTTTACCGTATTATTGAATAACCACGGCAATGACGGTGCGGTCCTTTATCACTGCTCAGCTGGCAAAGATCGAACTGGGATTGGTACAATGCTCATCCTTAGCGCATTAGGCGTAGACTGGGCAACCATTGCGGATGATTTCGTCCTTTCAAACGAAGTCCTAGGTTTAACAACAACCGCGCCCACTCGCATCAGCAGCAATGACGCCCAAGTCGCCGCAATGAATGGCAAAAGCGTTTCAAAAGCCCATCTCGAACTCGTCAGAGAAACGATTGAACACCATTACGGCAATATGGACAACTACTTAGCCCAAGCAATGGCCCTCAAACCAGAAGAAATAGCACAATTAAAGAAGGACTACTTGGAATAG
- a CDS encoding multidrug effflux MFS transporter, producing the protein MKNVSKKSPSILLMIVLVGFPQISESIFTPVLPMISQAFHVSAQTAQLTMSTYFMAFAFGVLFWGWLSDQIGRRLTMLLGIGVYLFGNGGLLLAGHFSWLILARLVQAFGASVGSVVTQTIMRESFSGVRGAQVFAKVGAAMALAPALGPLIGGLVQTYFGYRQVFSVLIMMAVGAILYAGACLPETRPAGVPAQVNIGAVTKRLLTDKKVWVYGAVISGINGILFSYYAEAPFIFINHFHLSTVQYGWLGLVLAAASILGAMTTNYGAPKFGAVMMAKIGLVLALVGSLLLLVASYYDQLLLMVILILIVFWGLNTTLPVVLNLALVGYEAVIGTASGLFSFGYYLAISALTYGMSLLHTGAISRLPLYIVTIVAVMALWYGLVIRNNEV; encoded by the coding sequence ATGAAAAACGTCTCAAAAAAAAGCCCATCAATCCTATTAATGATTGTGTTGGTGGGATTTCCACAAATTAGCGAATCAATTTTTACGCCTGTCTTACCAATGATTAGTCAGGCCTTTCATGTCAGTGCGCAAACGGCACAATTGACGATGAGCACCTATTTTATGGCCTTTGCCTTTGGTGTTTTATTCTGGGGTTGGTTATCCGATCAGATTGGGCGACGACTAACCATGTTGTTAGGCATCGGCGTCTATCTGTTTGGTAATGGCGGCCTGTTATTAGCCGGTCATTTTAGTTGGTTAATTCTAGCGAGATTAGTACAGGCTTTTGGCGCGAGTGTTGGTTCAGTGGTGACACAAACCATTATGCGTGAATCCTTCAGTGGTGTGCGCGGGGCCCAAGTATTTGCCAAAGTTGGTGCGGCCATGGCACTTGCACCAGCCTTAGGCCCGTTGATTGGCGGTCTTGTCCAAACCTATTTTGGTTATCGCCAAGTTTTCTCGGTGTTAATTATGATGGCGGTTGGCGCGATTTTATACGCGGGTGCATGTTTACCAGAAACGCGGCCAGCTGGTGTGCCGGCACAGGTCAATATCGGGGCAGTGACGAAACGGTTACTAACGGATAAAAAAGTCTGGGTTTACGGGGCCGTGATTAGCGGCATCAACGGCATTCTATTCAGTTATTATGCTGAAGCGCCGTTTATCTTTATCAATCATTTCCATCTCAGCACGGTTCAATATGGCTGGTTAGGCCTTGTGTTAGCCGCTGCTAGCATTTTAGGCGCAATGACTACCAATTACGGCGCACCCAAGTTTGGGGCAGTCATGATGGCTAAAATTGGCTTAGTGCTTGCTTTAGTAGGGAGTCTGTTATTGTTGGTTGCCAGTTATTATGATCAGCTGTTGTTGATGGTCATTTTAATTCTAATCGTCTTTTGGGGGTTAAATACGACTTTACCAGTTGTTTTAAACTTGGCATTAGTCGGTTATGAAGCGGTGATTGGCACTGCCAGTGGGCTATTTAGTTTTGGTTATTACCTTGCAATTAGTGCTTTGACTTACGGCATGAGTTTGTTGCATACAGGCGCAATCAGTCGATTGCCATTGTATATCGTAACGATTGTCGCTGTGATGGCACTTTGGTACGGGTTAGTAATTCGAAATAACGAAGTGTAA
- a CDS encoding HelD family protein gives MTTDFEQEQTHLTTIYQQLTATLAVINDAQSQNHQAGNTIKAQITGEAKLNFDSYADNLDTFAALETINKEIDMLNLKTDSLIARKDETLRLLEQPYFAKITLTFPEEIDNEDFYLGSASYINQDGEPVIFDWRSPIADVYYQQTFGPTSYQANGRQIPVTLNQRRQFQIQADQLIDFFDTQIAIEDPLLLATLKEAKTTQMSAITATIQKEQNAIIRQQTTDHLLIDGIAGSGKTSVIFQRIAYILYRQRKELALNEVLMISPNRLFQDYIAQVLPDLGEQTPVNLTLQQLLAQLLPEELADLPIAAQPVTLAIDQLTLQASDFQSLNSGLPFTIDAATSYQFFLKTPVDAPLDKRIQATQQQLTSYLQEQLITIAKTPTTLTRLESLTETEQQQTFGRLIREDEPLAPLALKMVRYDYQDLSEQLYDYQWLAFEQIIARQSTMDAVIAAQVYSYLTQRVFPKVKQVFIDEVQDYHASTLHLFKQLFPKAQFTIFGDQHQSITPHKIQFSKLPAIFPNLKTQALRTSYRSSGAITALFSQLFPDLTDVHAVQPHGVQPTYLSATNDADYLAQIQTQIDQLPTDQTLAIITPAGQFDERLLKLKDVHHLSTETTTLPESGAFTLPLTLAKGLEFDNVLLYDLTNDYYTEPTVGRNRLYTAISRATHRLTLSALGTLPNALNA, from the coding sequence ATGACAACCGATTTCGAACAAGAACAAACCCACTTAACCACAATTTATCAACAACTAACGGCCACTTTAGCGGTCATCAACGATGCCCAATCACAGAATCATCAGGCCGGTAACACCATTAAGGCCCAGATCACCGGCGAAGCTAAACTCAACTTTGATTCATATGCCGATAACCTCGACACCTTTGCCGCCCTAGAAACTATCAATAAAGAAATCGATATGCTCAACCTCAAAACCGATTCATTGATTGCTAGAAAAGACGAAACGTTACGCCTTTTAGAACAACCTTACTTTGCCAAAATCACACTAACCTTCCCGGAAGAAATTGACAATGAGGACTTCTATCTCGGTTCAGCTAGTTATATCAATCAAGATGGCGAACCTGTTATTTTTGATTGGCGTTCACCAATCGCTGATGTTTATTATCAACAGACATTCGGCCCCACGAGTTACCAAGCTAACGGCCGCCAAATCCCGGTAACTTTAAATCAACGGCGCCAATTTCAAATTCAAGCTGACCAATTAATTGATTTCTTCGATACCCAAATCGCGATTGAAGACCCACTATTATTAGCAACGCTAAAAGAAGCTAAAACAACCCAAATGAGTGCCATTACCGCGACAATTCAAAAAGAACAAAATGCGATTATTCGCCAACAAACGACTGACCACCTCCTAATCGATGGCATTGCCGGCAGTGGTAAAACGTCCGTTATTTTTCAACGAATTGCCTATATCCTCTATCGGCAACGTAAGGAACTAGCGCTCAACGAAGTGTTGATGATTTCACCTAACCGTCTTTTTCAGGATTACATTGCCCAAGTTTTACCAGATCTTGGTGAACAAACACCGGTCAACCTCACTTTGCAACAACTATTAGCGCAGTTGCTGCCAGAAGAGTTGGCAGATCTTCCGATTGCAGCACAACCGGTTACCCTAGCTATTGACCAACTAACATTGCAAGCAAGCGACTTCCAGTCATTAAATAGCGGCTTACCCTTCACGATTGACGCCGCTACTAGTTATCAATTTTTCTTGAAGACGCCGGTGGATGCACCATTGGACAAACGCATTCAAGCCACCCAACAACAACTCACAAGTTATCTACAGGAACAATTAATAACAATCGCCAAAACCCCCACGACTTTAACGCGTTTAGAAAGCTTAACGGAAACCGAACAGCAACAAACCTTCGGACGCTTAATTCGCGAGGACGAACCATTAGCACCGCTCGCTTTAAAAATGGTCCGCTATGATTACCAAGATTTATCTGAGCAATTGTACGATTATCAGTGGTTGGCCTTTGAACAAATTATTGCGCGCCAATCAACTATGGATGCCGTAATTGCAGCACAAGTTTACAGTTATTTAACGCAGCGCGTTTTCCCAAAAGTTAAACAAGTCTTCATCGATGAAGTGCAAGACTATCACGCTAGCACATTACACCTTTTTAAACAGCTTTTCCCCAAGGCGCAATTCACCATCTTCGGTGATCAACATCAAAGTATTACACCTCATAAAATTCAATTCAGTAAACTGCCCGCGATTTTTCCTAATCTAAAAACCCAAGCATTGCGGACGAGTTACCGCTCATCCGGTGCGATTACCGCGTTATTCAGTCAGTTATTCCCTGACTTAACCGATGTTCACGCGGTCCAACCGCACGGTGTTCAACCAACTTATCTGAGTGCGACTAATGACGCGGACTACCTGGCGCAAATTCAAACGCAAATTGATCAACTGCCTACTGACCAAACATTAGCGATTATCACCCCCGCCGGTCAGTTTGATGAGCGCCTTTTAAAATTAAAAGATGTCCACCACTTATCCACAGAAACGACCACCCTCCCCGAAAGTGGTGCCTTCACATTACCATTAACACTCGCTAAAGGTTTGGAATTTGATAACGTCTTGTTATACGACTTAACCAATGACTACTACACTGAACCAACAGTAGGACGTAACCGCCTCTACACCGCTATTTCAAGAGCGACACACCGCTTAACGCTCAGCGCACTCGGCACCTTACCGAATGCATTAAATGCATAA
- a CDS encoding ABC transporter ATP-binding protein, translating into MSLLKQHLKPYLGVFSLSILATIISVASSLWQPKLLQNVLEGIMKDDQDKVMQIGIYLIVIAVVGLIAGVVNTITSAITAQGMTADIRETTFRKIQTFSFANIEKFSVGNLSVRLTNDMTQIQNVIMMSLQTLVRIPILFVGSFILAMNSIPSLWWIIILLVVLVFVITFLSMGSMGKHFGAIQNLIDKINNLAKENLMGTRIVKSFVQEDNEINRFSKTSDQLEKHTAIVGMLFSVMIPSFMLVANLAVVASIYFVGNLVDTDPEAIAAIASFMNYLMQIMMSIIMGGMMMMMASRGAVSLKRLQEILATDPDIVYPDVPDQDLAGTLAFEHVSFRYPEDDHDTLNDISFEINAGEMIGIVGATGAGKSTMAQLIPRLFDPTKGGIRIGGVPIKELNEHNLHDSVSFVLQKAILFSGTIAQNLKHGKKDADTADMDRATGIAQAKEFIEKLADTYDAPVEERSANFSGGQKQRLSISRGVIGQPKILILDDSTSALDAHSEKLVKEALDRELADTTTLIIAQKISSVVNADRILVLDEGRLVGVGTHHELLETSAVYREIFETQKGKRG; encoded by the coding sequence ATGTCGTTATTGAAACAGCACTTGAAGCCATATCTAGGCGTTTTTAGCCTATCTATATTAGCCACCATTATATCTGTTGCGTCTTCACTATGGCAACCAAAACTATTACAAAACGTTTTGGAAGGTATTATGAAAGACGACCAAGATAAAGTGATGCAAATTGGGATTTATCTCATCGTGATTGCCGTTGTCGGTTTAATTGCTGGGGTAGTCAATACGATTACGTCTGCGATTACCGCACAAGGGATGACTGCCGATATTCGGGAAACGACCTTTAGAAAGATTCAAACTTTCTCATTTGCTAACATTGAGAAATTCTCAGTTGGGAATCTTTCGGTGCGCTTAACGAATGATATGACCCAGATTCAAAATGTGATTATGATGTCTCTCCAAACGTTGGTTCGGATTCCGATTCTATTTGTCGGCAGTTTCATTTTAGCGATGAACTCAATTCCGAGCTTATGGTGGATTATCATCCTCTTAGTGGTCCTCGTTTTTGTGATTACCTTTTTATCAATGGGGTCAATGGGGAAACACTTTGGTGCGATTCAAAATTTAATCGATAAGATTAACAACCTCGCTAAAGAAAATTTAATGGGCACGCGGATTGTGAAGTCCTTTGTCCAAGAAGATAATGAAATTAATCGCTTTTCAAAAACCAGTGATCAATTAGAAAAACATACGGCAATTGTCGGGATGCTCTTTTCAGTGATGATTCCTTCATTTATGTTGGTCGCTAACTTGGCAGTTGTTGCTTCAATCTATTTCGTCGGTAACTTAGTCGATACAGATCCGGAAGCAATCGCCGCAATTGCCTCATTTATGAACTACTTAATGCAAATCATGATGTCGATTATTATGGGCGGCATGATGATGATGATGGCTTCTCGTGGGGCAGTTTCGTTGAAACGACTCCAAGAAATCCTCGCCACAGATCCTGACATTGTGTACCCTGATGTGCCAGATCAAGATTTAGCTGGGACCCTGGCTTTTGAGCATGTCAGCTTCCGTTATCCAGAAGATGATCATGATACGTTGAACGATATTAGTTTTGAAATTAATGCGGGTGAAATGATCGGGATTGTCGGCGCAACTGGTGCTGGTAAATCAACGATGGCCCAATTGATTCCACGTTTATTCGATCCAACAAAAGGTGGAATTCGTATTGGCGGGGTCCCAATTAAGGAATTGAACGAACATAACTTACACGATTCAGTGTCATTCGTGCTTCAAAAAGCGATTCTTTTCTCAGGCACGATTGCCCAGAACTTGAAACATGGTAAAAAAGACGCTGATACGGCTGATATGGATCGCGCGACTGGCATTGCGCAAGCCAAGGAATTCATCGAGAAATTAGCCGATACGTATGATGCACCGGTTGAAGAACGCAGTGCCAACTTCTCAGGCGGGCAAAAACAACGCCTTTCAATTTCACGTGGTGTGATTGGCCAACCTAAGATTTTAATCTTAGATGATAGTACGAGTGCGCTGGATGCTCATTCTGAAAAACTGGTAAAAGAAGCCCTTGATCGAGAATTAGCCGATACAACGACGTTAATTATTGCCCAAAAGATTTCATCAGTGGTTAATGCTGATCGAATCTTGGTTTTAGATGAAGGTCGCCTAGTCGGTGTCGGAACGCATCATGAGTTGTTAGAAACAAGTGCTGTTTACCGCGAAATTTTCGAAACTCAAAAGGGAAAGCGAGGCTAA